Proteins encoded within one genomic window of Fibrobacter sp. UWP2:
- a CDS encoding DUF1846 domain-containing protein produces MFKIGFDNDAYLRTQSEKIQERIAKFGGKLYLEFGGKLFDDYHASRVLPGFEPDSKIRMLEKLKDKAEVIIAINAGDIEKNKVRGDLGITYDQDVLRLIDAFRGYGLYVSSVVLTRWQEQPSAIVYQKKLEDLGLKVYRHYPIAGYPSNIPLVVSDDGYGKNEFVETTRELVVVTAPGPGSGKMAVCLSQIYHENKRGVKAGYAKFETFPIWNIPLKHPVNLAYEAATADLNDVNMIDPFHLEAYGKTTINYNRDVEIFPVLNALFTRILGESPYKSPTDMGVNMAGNCIVDDAAVCEAAKQEIIRRYYNTLCDVRKGNADKDQIYKQELIMEQAQISTADRPVIAAAVEKAELTDGPAIAIQLNDGAIISAKTSSLLGASSAMLLDALKHLAHIPDEVRLLSPMVIEPIQNLKTKQLGHKNPRLHMDEALVALSVCALTDYNAKIALEKLPELRHCEVHSSVILSQVDVGVFRRLGVNLTTEPNYQSGNLYHG; encoded by the coding sequence ATGTTCAAAATCGGTTTTGACAACGACGCGTACCTGAGGACGCAGTCCGAAAAGATTCAGGAGAGAATTGCAAAGTTTGGCGGAAAACTTTATCTGGAATTTGGCGGCAAGCTGTTCGATGACTACCACGCAAGCCGCGTGCTCCCCGGTTTTGAGCCCGACAGTAAAATCCGCATGCTCGAAAAACTCAAGGACAAGGCCGAAGTCATTATCGCCATTAACGCAGGCGATATCGAGAAGAACAAGGTCCGCGGCGACCTGGGCATTACCTACGACCAGGACGTGCTCCGCCTGATTGACGCCTTCCGCGGTTACGGCCTGTATGTGAGCTCCGTGGTGTTGACCCGCTGGCAAGAGCAGCCCAGCGCCATCGTCTACCAGAAGAAGCTAGAAGATTTGGGCCTGAAGGTTTACCGTCATTATCCTATCGCCGGTTACCCCAGCAACATACCGCTGGTGGTGAGTGATGACGGCTACGGCAAGAACGAATTTGTGGAGACCACCCGCGAATTGGTGGTGGTGACGGCTCCCGGCCCCGGGAGTGGAAAGATGGCCGTGTGCCTCTCCCAGATTTATCACGAGAACAAGCGCGGCGTAAAGGCTGGCTATGCCAAGTTCGAGACGTTCCCCATCTGGAATATCCCGCTGAAGCACCCGGTGAACCTGGCCTACGAGGCCGCCACCGCTGACCTGAACGACGTGAACATGATCGATCCCTTCCACCTGGAAGCCTACGGGAAAACCACCATCAACTACAATCGCGACGTGGAAATTTTCCCGGTACTGAACGCCTTGTTTACCCGCATTCTGGGCGAGTCCCCGTACAAGAGCCCCACGGATATGGGCGTGAACATGGCGGGCAACTGCATTGTCGACGATGCCGCCGTGTGCGAAGCCGCCAAGCAAGAAATTATCCGCCGTTACTACAACACGCTCTGTGACGTGCGCAAGGGCAATGCGGACAAGGACCAGATTTACAAGCAGGAACTGATCATGGAGCAGGCGCAGATCAGCACTGCCGACCGCCCCGTGATTGCGGCTGCCGTGGAAAAAGCCGAATTGACCGATGGCCCGGCGATTGCTATCCAGCTGAATGATGGCGCCATCATCTCGGCGAAGACGTCGTCCCTGCTGGGGGCGTCTTCAGCTATGCTGTTGGATGCGCTGAAGCACCTGGCGCACATTCCCGACGAAGTGCGCCTGCTTTCGCCGATGGTTATTGAGCCGATTCAGAACCTCAAGACCAAGCAACTTGGGCACAAGAACCCGCGTTTGCACATGGACGAGGCGCTCGTGGCGCTCTCTGTGTGTGCCCTCACGGACTACAACGCGAAAATCGCTCTCGAGAAGTTGCCGGAACTGCGCCACTGCGAAGTGCATTCCAGCGTTATCCTCTCGCAGGTGGATGTGGGCGTGTTCCGCAGGCTGGGTGTGAATTTGACCACGGAACCGAATTACCAGTCCGGTAATTTGTACCACGGGTAA
- a CDS encoding metal ABC transporter permease, translating to MPEIIEKLSFYLDFPFVRYAVIVGVLVSLCSSLLGVTLVLKRYSYIGDGLSHVAFGALAIAAVLKVTNNMLLILPVTTAVAVLLLCTGKHARIKGDAAVAMVSVGALAIGYLLMNIFSTSANISGDVCTTLFGSTSILTLRVEEVILCVVLSCIVLFVFVLFYHKIFAITFDENFARATGVNTTIFNLLIAVIVAVIIVLAMNLVGALLVSALVVFPALSAMRVFKSFFSVTVAAATLSVICSLIGIVIAILAGTPVGSTIVAADIVVFGLFYLIGVARNDGN from the coding sequence ATGCCAGAAATTATTGAAAAACTTTCGTTCTACCTGGATTTCCCCTTCGTGCGCTACGCGGTTATCGTAGGCGTCCTCGTTTCGCTCTGCTCGTCGCTTTTGGGCGTGACTCTTGTGCTCAAGCGCTATTCCTATATCGGTGACGGCCTTTCGCACGTGGCCTTTGGCGCACTCGCCATTGCGGCCGTGCTCAAGGTGACGAACAATATGCTTCTCATCTTGCCGGTGACAACTGCCGTGGCGGTGCTCCTGCTCTGCACGGGCAAGCATGCGCGTATCAAGGGAGATGCTGCAGTCGCCATGGTTTCGGTGGGCGCGCTTGCTATCGGTTATCTGTTGATGAATATCTTCTCGACCTCTGCGAATATTTCCGGTGACGTGTGCACGACGCTTTTCGGTTCCACGTCCATCCTCACGCTCCGTGTGGAAGAGGTTATCCTCTGCGTGGTACTCTCGTGCATCGTGCTGTTTGTCTTCGTATTGTTCTATCACAAGATTTTTGCTATCACCTTCGATGAAAACTTTGCGCGGGCCACGGGCGTCAACACAACGATTTTCAATCTGCTGATTGCTGTCATCGTTGCTGTCATCATCGTGCTTGCCATGAACCTTGTGGGCGCCCTCCTGGTGTCGGCCCTCGTAGTTTTCCCGGCACTTTCGGCCATGCGCGTATTCAAGAGCTTTTTCTCGGTGACGGTCGCTGCGGCCACCCTATCCGTGATTTGCTCACTCATCGGCATCGTGATTGCCATTCTCGCAGGGACCCCCGTTGGTTCTACCATCGTGGCGGCGGATATCGTAGTTTTCGGCCTATTCTACCTGATAGGTGTTGCACGAAACGACGGTAACTAA
- a CDS encoding metal ABC transporter ATP-binding protein encodes MNDLIPLIKCRQLTLGYGSKDLVRDLDYDVNVGDYLCIIGRNGSGKTTFLRGIAGLLKPKSGDIELCDGLKRSEIGYLPQMTLVQRDFPASVEEIVLSAFQGKFRLLPFYGRAQRERAMECMALTRTESLRKSCFRELSGGQKQRVLLARALCAAERLLLLDEPVTGLDPESTDTMYRVIKDLHKNGMTVVMVTHDVDSALDDATRVMNFDQISVKGK; translated from the coding sequence ATGAACGATTTAATCCCTCTGATAAAATGCCGCCAGCTGACGCTCGGCTACGGAAGCAAGGACCTGGTCCGCGACTTGGATTACGACGTGAATGTCGGGGACTACCTCTGCATCATCGGACGCAACGGTTCCGGCAAGACAACGTTCCTCCGTGGAATCGCAGGCTTGCTCAAGCCCAAGTCCGGAGACATCGAACTCTGCGACGGCCTGAAGCGCAGTGAAATCGGTTACCTGCCGCAGATGACGCTGGTCCAGAGGGATTTTCCCGCATCGGTGGAAGAAATCGTTCTTTCCGCATTCCAGGGCAAGTTCCGCCTGCTCCCGTTCTATGGACGGGCCCAGCGGGAGCGCGCCATGGAATGCATGGCGCTCACCCGCACCGAAAGCTTGCGCAAGTCGTGCTTCCGCGAGCTTTCGGGAGGCCAAAAGCAGCGCGTGCTTTTGGCCCGGGCCCTCTGCGCTGCCGAACGCCTACTGCTTCTCGACGAGCCCGTTACCGGCCTCGATCCCGAATCGACGGATACCATGTACCGCGTCATCAAGGATTTGCACAAGAACGGAATGACCGTCGTGATGGTCACTCACGACGTGGACTCCGCCCTGGACGATGCCACCCGCGTGATGAACTTCGACCAGATTTCTGTGAAGGGGAAATAA